A section of the Sebastes fasciatus isolate fSebFas1 chromosome 5, fSebFas1.pri, whole genome shotgun sequence genome encodes:
- the c5h1orf146 gene encoding protein SPO16 homolog isoform X2, whose product MATYKETTPQWKTTIIVSTSLQNHDTNRMLSAQQHRIRSSDSVESGAFIFPLSGTAFLLVDPQDLLEPFEESGLIERIKTFVQVHRNSFLLLFAPFNGKKELEILSVIQHRFFGSNLRILPVRNNAEIVKGMLTIAKYFT is encoded by the exons ATGGCAACATACAAAGAAACGACCCCTCAGTGGAAAACAACAATTATAGTCAGCACATCACTCCAG AACCACGACACTAACAGGATGCTCAGTGCTCAGCAGCACCGGATCAGATCTTCAGACAGCGTTGAGTCAGGAGCCTTTATTTTCCCTCTGTCAG GTACTGCATTTCTGTTGGTTGACCCCCAAGACCTCCTGGAGCCTTTTGAGGAATCTGGACTCATTGAGAGGATAAAGACTTTTGTGCAAGTCCACCGGAACAGCTTTCTACTATTATTTGCCCCCTTTAATGGGAAAAAGGAATTGGAAATCTTGTCGGTGATTCAACACAG atTCTTTGGCAGCAACCTCAGGATCCTGCCTGTGCGAAACAACGCAGAGATCGTCAAAGGGATGTTGACCATTGCCAAG tATTTCACCTGA
- the LOC141768304 gene encoding glomulin-like: MMMNEDQVNDIIQRWQNTPEDHLKPEDYQQFKNLGSACLTDGDGEQLLKFLQDEKNQGSVKSMGCVLMAPLVKEVVKKEKSLDHCQAAITHLTRTCSPDELLHCLLELIEDIDAEDISETVLVLVPHLQTVLLQLDDRKAACVGLALTALQKQLSRLPVPYTRQQEEADEHGLCRCYSALAVFMKPFIEEVKRRNGNYASTSEDEELRTELLKFCMRSLREPLLEAHLNRDRKSSMWLFATEIMVTLPAIQESLPELLFFSPLRKSTQTDISQSKESRACLAYLLFVQLITIDSFPAVFSPVFVLQCNMEYINQLLSSKKESHLLKGLALYAKSLESVQDNSLPVSLLELKSFYSVPQNLRQVLTDCPMQHLRESGLQVLQLFIKKLDAEAKHKFFRCMLKTSNHAGVESYIVKNIRKQVEFSMEPGNANKWFLGEEFLSLLGLVFCFPQGAETDLLNSMDRIMESLNLLRYLLIRDKDLRSTTYVWEELCRIKDQYLKMLRVCISISRGHYSAELKALKQDQKLKAKEAREAARSTRLVKRITVKREKVSNMSPEEQHQVLQSALVTFDLMESLIFRIEEITEEKLKIQT, translated from the exons atgatgatgaatgaagATCAGGTGAATGACATAATCCAGAGATGG CAAAATACTCCAGAAGACCATCTGAAGCCAGAGGACTACCAACAGTTCAAGAACTTGGGATCTGCCTGTCTCACCGACGGTGACGGTGAACAACTACTGAAATTCCTCCAGGATGAGAAAAACCAG GGCAGTGTGAAGTCTATGGGTTGTGTTCTCATGGCACCTCTTGTAAAAGAAGTAGTTAAAAAAGAGAAGAGCCTTGACCACTGCCAGGCTGCCATCACACATCTGACCAGG ACTTGCAGCCCAGATGAACTCCTGCATTGCTTGCTTGAACTCATTGAAGACATTGATGCTGAGGACATTTCTGAGACCGTCTTAGTCCTCGTTCCACATCTTCAAACAG TGCTGCTTCAGCTGGATGACAGAAAGGCAGCCTGTGTGGGCTTGGCTCTGACCGCCCTGCAGAAGCAGCTGTCCCGGCTGCCTGTGCCTTACACCCGGCAGCAGGAGGAGGCTGATGAGCACGGTCTGTGTCGCTGCTACAGCGCCTTGGCTGTGTTCATGAAGCCGTTcatagaggaggtgaagaggagaaaTGGGAACTACGCTTCCACTTCTGAGGATGAGGAGCTGAGAACTGAGCTTCTCAAGTT CTGCATGAGGAGCTTGAGGGAGCCCTTGCTCGAGGCTCATCTGAACCGAGACAGAAAATCCTCAATGTGGCTCTTTGCAACGGAGATAATG GTCACGCTACCTGCAATCCAAGAGTCTCTGCCAGAGCTCCTGTTCTTCAGCCCTCTGAGGAAAAGCACCCAGACGGACATCAGTCAGTCCAAGGAGTCGAGAGCTTGTCTGGCTTATCTGCTGTTTGTCCAGCTCATCACCATCGACAGCTTCCCGGCAGTATTCAG TCCTGTATTTGTTCTTCAGTGCAACATGGAATACATCAATCAACTACTCAGTAG CAAAAAGGAATCACACTTGCTCAAAGGACTG GCGCTGTATGCAAAAAGCTTGGAGAGTGTGCAGGACAACAGCCTCCCAGTGAGTCTACTGGAACTGAAGAGCTTCTACAGTGTACCACAG AACCTGCGACAAGTTCTTACTGACTGCCCAATGCAGCATTTG AGAGAATCGGGACTTCAGGTTTTACAGCTCTTCATCAAAAAATTAGATGCTGAAGCAAAGCACAAGTTCTTCAG GTGCATGTTAAAAACCAGCAACCACGCAGGAGTAGAGAGTTACATAGTAAAGAACATCAGGAAGCAAGTGGAATTTTCAATGGAG CCGGGTAACGCCAATAAATGGTTCCTGGGGGAGGAGTTTCTCTCGTTGTTGGGACTGGTGTTCTGTTTTCCACAAGGCGCCGAGACAGATTTGCTCAACAGCATGGACAG GATAATGGAGAGTCTGAATCTTCTCCGCTACCTCCTCATCAGAGACAAAGACCTGAGGAGCACT ACCTATGTGTGGGAAGAGCTGTGCAGGATCAAAGACCAATACCTCAAAATGCTGCGTGTGTGTATCAGCATATCAAGAGGACATTATTCCGCTGAACTGAAGGCGCTCAAGCAGGATCAAAAGCTAAAAGCAAAAG AAGCCAGAGAGGCCGCCAGATCCACCAGATTAGTCAAAAGAATAACAGTGAAACGTGAGAAAGTGTCCAATATGTCCCCAGAGGAGCAGCATCAG GTGTTGCAGAGCGCTTTGGTGACATTTGACCTGATGGAGAGTCTTATATTCCGCATCGAAGAGATCACAGAGGAGAAGCTGAAGATCCAAACCTAA
- the c5h1orf146 gene encoding protein SPO16 homolog isoform X1: MATYKETTPQWKTTIIVSTSLQNHDTNRMLSAQQHRIRSSDSVESGAFIFPLSGTAFLLVDPQDLLEPFEESGLIERIKTFVQVHRNSFLLLFAPFNGKKELEILSVIQHRFFGSNLRILPVRNNAEIVKGMLTIAKATSKPHVDSIRDRMSLARAHIIESSPVWEMLRDVL; the protein is encoded by the exons ATGGCAACATACAAAGAAACGACCCCTCAGTGGAAAACAACAATTATAGTCAGCACATCACTCCAG AACCACGACACTAACAGGATGCTCAGTGCTCAGCAGCACCGGATCAGATCTTCAGACAGCGTTGAGTCAGGAGCCTTTATTTTCCCTCTGTCAG GTACTGCATTTCTGTTGGTTGACCCCCAAGACCTCCTGGAGCCTTTTGAGGAATCTGGACTCATTGAGAGGATAAAGACTTTTGTGCAAGTCCACCGGAACAGCTTTCTACTATTATTTGCCCCCTTTAATGGGAAAAAGGAATTGGAAATCTTGTCGGTGATTCAACACAG atTCTTTGGCAGCAACCTCAGGATCCTGCCTGTGCGAAACAACGCAGAGATCGTCAAAGGGATGTTGACCATTGCCAAG GCCACCAGTAAGCCCCATGTAGACAGCATCCGCGACCGGATGTCTCTGGCTCGGGCTCACATCATTGAAAGCAGTCCTGTGTGGGAGATGCTAAGAGACGTTCTATAA